GAACTCGCTCCCGCATACGCTACACTGGTAGCGCTTGCCCACTTGGTTGGCCATGCCACCTCACCTAGCGTTGACTATTGGGGGGCCAACCCCCAGTCAATATATAGTCTACATAGGGCAAAAGGTCAACCTACCCCCTCACTGAGCTATCACCTTCCCCTCCATCTCCGTGGGGTGGACGGTGCAGTTGAAGTAGTATTGGCCGGGGGCCAGGTTGACGGTGATGCTCTGGCGGGCAGGGCCGGTGATGATCTCCGTGCCCGCGATCTTCTTCCCGTCCTTCTTGGTCCAGATGGTGAAGTCATGAGGAACAGCAGTGTCATCGTTGACAAAGAGGATGGTGACCTGCGTGTTGGCAGGCACCCGCAGTTCCTTAGTGTCGAACTTAAGGGTAGGTATGGCCCTGATGGTCACCTGGCCTCCCACAGGGGCGGGGGTTCTCGCCGCCGGCGGCGGGGCCTTCTCCTCCCCCTGCTGACAGGCGATGGCCAGCGCCCCTGTCAGCAGGGCGACAGCTACCAGCAGGAACTTCGCCTGACGCCACACGGCTCCTCCTTTATCCCCTCCTTATTGCTCCACAGTGATGATACCCCACATGTTTGTAGGGTGGACGTCGCATCGGAACGAGTATACGCCGGGCTGATAGGGGGTAAAGACAGCCTCGGCTTGCTGCCCTCCTTGAATGAAGGAACCGTCGGCCGGCACGGCGAAGTCATCGCCACTACCCCACTGCCCGTCGGGGCCGGCCACCCGCAGGTTGTGGGGGTTCTGGCCCTCGTTGATGATCCTGATGGTCACCTCCTGGCCCGCCTTCACCTTGAGGTTGTTGACTACGAAGATGTTGTCCCTCATAGGCACCTGTATGACCCCATCGGTGGGCTCGGTCACCTGGGCCTGGATGGGCTGGGCGGTGGGCGGGATGGCAGGCTGGCCCGGGCTAAGGGTGGGCGCGGGGCCAGCGGCAGCAGCGGGGGCCGGCGGGCGCTGGCCGCAGGGCGGTGTGCCGCCCTCCCCCGTGAGGGGGCCAGTGGGCGGCGGGATGGGCCCATTGAGGACCTGGGTTCCGGCGGCGTGAGAGGCCGCCTCCGTGCCAAAGACCCCCCGCTCTACCACGATCTCGTTGCTGGGGTCCTGCACCCTCACCCCTCGCTTGTGGGGAGCAGGGGTGGTGCCCTGAACCCCTCGCTCCACGGTGATGGTCTTGGCCGCCGGGTCCACCGCCACCACCCGCATCAGCTCCCCCTCCGCCTGCACGATGATGCCTGCCCGGAAATCGGCCGACGACTCCAGGGGGAGGACCCTATCGGTGGCCGAGACGGACCTGGCCAGGGAGCTGAAGGCAGGGAAGGACTTCACCTCCACCACCTCGTCCTCTATGCGCAAAAGCTGGCCCACGCTGAGCCCCACGTGGGCATCGTTGAGGGGTAGGACGGCATCGAAGGGGCCCACATCGGCGGCCAGGCGCAGCACATCTCTCTGAGGGGTACGGATGGTATCCAGCTCGTGGGCCAGCTCCTGCATGGCCTCCCACCCCATCTTGCTAACAGCGCTCGGGTCGTGGCTTACCTCGTCCAGCCAGCTGCCGGTAATGAGGGTTACTAGCTGCCAAATCTGGGTATCGGTGAGGGTGCCGCCTTGCTCCTGGCTCCAAGGGGGCATGAGGGTGCCCACCCGCCCGCAGCGGAGGGTGTCATAGAGGCGCTGCTGCAGGGGCTTGAGCTTGGTGGGGTCTGTAACCCGGTAGGCCTCCAGGTTTAGGGGAGGGCCGGGGAGATTGGGGTTCTCCATGTAGCCCCGGCCTGTGTCCCCATGACATACGCGGCAGTTAAGGGCGAAGACCTTGCCCCCGCGGATGGCGTTCTCTTCCACCTGGCGACGGGAGGCATCCTGGGCCCGCACGTTCTGGTCCCACACGAAATAGATGCCCAGGGTGATGATGAGCAAGAACATGAGGCCGATCATGATGTTTATCTGCTTGCTGGTGTTCATAGAGGATGCCTCACCCTATCCGTACTGGAAGCCAGGCAACCGCACCGCCCGCGCCGGGTTGTCTTTGCCACCCATGCGGGCGTTGTTAGGGCCCGTGAGCACCACGATGCTGCCGTCCTCCTTCACCTCGATGGGGAAGGTGTCCATGGAGCGGGGGGCGGGCCCGAAGACGAGCACCCCTCCCTCCTTGGTATAGGTAGAGCCGTGACATGGGCACCGGAACCACCCCTTGCGCCCCATGAACACGAAGTCGGGGCGCCAGGGGACCGTGCAACCCAGGTGAGGGCACTTCCACCAAAGGGCCAAGACTCCCCCTTGGGTCTCTTCGCCGTTGGGGGTCACCCCTGGCTGGAGGTGCACCAGCCAGAAGCGCCCTTCGAATATGCGCACCGGCTCCCCCCCAGGCTCGGGGATGGCGCTCTTGGGCACCGGCACCGGCCCGCCAAACCCCCGCACCCTCCTGGGGTAGAGGAAGTCCAGCTGCGGCCCGAAGATGCCCAACAGGGCCAGCCCCAGTGCTGTCCAAAATCCCCCCAGCACGAAGACGCGCCGCGATATAAGTGGCTTGCCCGCCCGAGCAGGGGTTGCCACAGGGGTGGAGACCTCTGTAGGCCGCGGCCCCAGGCCCCGCCTCTCAGCCATGGTGCCCCGGGCCTCGGGCGCCAGGTTGAGCCCTACGTCCTGTTGCTCCTCAGCCATGCCTGCCATGCCTCCCCAAGTTAGCGCCCGCCCCCATCTCTCGTCATCCCATCCAGGGCCCCACCCCCATAGGGAGGGCGGGGCAGAACCTCACGGACACCCTGGCGGGGTGGGTACGGTGCCACAGTCCACCCTCAGATCGGTAGGCGGAAGGAGGGCCTGGCCCGGACCCCGGAAGAAGCTGCCAACTATGGTCAGGGCCAAGTATGCGGCCATGGCCCCGGTGAAGAGGACGATCATAACGTCCCTGGTGGTGCGCACCCACCCCACTCGGAAGAGGACATAGACCCAAAGGAAGGCCAGCCCAAAGATGATCAGCAGGGGGATCACCTGTTCCACCATCACCGCCGCCACGTTGATGTTCATGTCCCCCCACAGGTGCAAGTTCTTGAAGTAGAGCTCCGATATGCCTCCTAGTTTGGGCAAGGGGAAGCGCCAGTCCTGGGGCCAATCAAGGCCGCCGATGCTGAACTGGAGGCGCGTCTCCAGCTCTCGCGCCCCGCCCAGCCCCTCCGGGCCGCCCGCCAGACAGGGGGGCCAGTGGTGGACCGCCTCCTCAGCGCAGGTGGGGAAGAAGCGCGTAAGCCTCTCAAACTTACCAGCGTCGAAGAGCACCAAAAGCCAGGTGACGGCCATAGCGAATATGGCCGTGAGCACCGTCAGGCGCACGGAGTAGCGGGTCCCAAACCATACCCCCTGCCCCTCGTTGCTGCGGTCGATGTACGGTATGACCGCCAGGAAGAGAAGAAAGATGCCCGGCAACAGCACCCCCGCCCACGCCTTGTCCATATGCAAAAGCAGCTCCTGCAGGTTCAGGAAGTACCAGGGCGCCTTGGACGGGTTGGGGGTGATGTTGGGGTTGGCCTCATTGAGCAGGGGGGCGTTGATGAAGACGGACAGGAGGATGAAGGTGAAGAGGAAGAGGACGGCCGATACGAACTCCGGGAAGAGGAGGTCAGGCCACACCAGCACCTCCTCCTCCCGCTCCCGCCGCGGCCGCGGCGGCGCAGCGGGGCGGGGTGCCGGCCTCCTCACCTCTACAGCCATGACATCACCTCACAAGGGCCGCGCCAGCCCCCCATCGCGACGGATGCGCCAGAAGTGCACCGCCATGAGGATGGCCGAAAGGAGCGGCAGCCCCAGCACATGCAAGGTGTAGAAGCGGATGAGGGCGTTCTGCCCGATCTCGAACCCCCCAAAGAGCACCTGCTGCACCTCATCGCCGAAGTAGGGGGTGGAGCCGCCGATACCATGCCCCACCGTTATGGCCCAGATGGCCAACTGGTCCCAGGGCAGCAGGTAGCCGGTGAAGCTCATAAGGAGGGTGAGGAAGAGGAGGGCCACTCCCACCACCCAGTTGAACTCCCGCGGCGGCTTGTAGGCCCCCGTGTAGAACACCCGCATCATGTGCAGGAACACCAGGATGACCATGCCGTGGGCCGACCATCGGTGCAGGTTACGCATCAAAAGGCCGAACCGCACGTTGGTCTCCAGGGCGGCGATGTCCCGCCAGGCCCGGTGCACGTCCGGCACATAGTAGAACATGAGCAACACGCCCGTCACCGTCAGGATGATAAACATGAAGAAGGTGAGGCCTCCCAGGCAGTAGGTGTGGGTGACCTTGACATGCGTGCGGTGGATGCGGGTGGGGTGGAGATGGAGGAATATATTGGTGGCCACCACTAGCATCTGGTTGCGGGGCGTGTTAGGGAATCCGGAACGGAAGATGGAGCGCCATATGTAGTTGCGGAAAAGCCGGTCATACAAGCGGTCGCGCCAAATGGTCAGGCGCTCTTGCCAGTTACGAGGCCTTCCCGGCTCTTCATATACGGCCATGCCTCCTTACCTCTCCCACCACTTGCCCAGGAGGACCATAATGCTCATAGAACCCACGACGGTAGCCAGCACGGCCAGGAACTCAAACCCCTCCGGCACGTGCCGCATGATGATGGCCATAGTCTCAGGTATTACGACCATCGGGGTCGGTTTTGTGAAACCTCTTGCAATCGCAAAGCTAGCACCCGCCTCCCCTAGTGTCAAGGGGGTTTAAAGACCTGCTTGACGCATTCGCCTGGCTCCGGTATAACTAGGGATTACCGCCGGCCATGTGGGGGTAAGGACATGGACGTGGAGGGAGGACCCGGCCTTTGGGAGCTGGAGGAATGGCGAAAGCGTTGGCCAGCTCCCTGTCAGGAGGCGTGTCCCATACATACTGATGCCCGCGGATACGTTATCCTCACAGCCCTGGGGCGCTTCCAAGAGGCCCGGCAAGTAGCCCAGGACCACAACCCCCTGTTCCACGTGTGCGCCTGGGTGTGCGATGCCCCCTGTGAGGACGCCTGCACCCGTGGCGAGATAGACCGCCCTATAGCCATCCGGCGCATAAAGCGGTTCCTGGCCCACAATGGACAGGTGGTGGAGCTGCAGGCGGCTCCCCCCACGGGGAAACGCGTGGCCATCGTAGGGGCGGGGCCGGCGGGGCTAGCCGCCGCCTACGAGCTGGCCCTCCTGGGCCACGCGGTGGAGGTCTACGATGCCGCTCCCTTCCCTGGGGGGATGGTGTTTTTGGGCATACCCCGCTTTCGGCTGGGGATGGAGGTGTTAGAGCGTGATCTGGCACCCTTGCGGGCATTAGGGGTGGAGTTCCACACCGGTGTGCGCGTGGGGAAGGACATGTCCCTACAGGAGCTGCGCCGCCGGTTCGATGCCGTAGTCATCGCCGCCGGCTGCATGAGCCCCGTGACCCTGGACGTGCCGGGGGCCCATCTGGAGGGGATATACTTACCTCTGCCATGGCTGGAGGAGGCCAACATGGGGCGGCGGCCCCCCTGTGGGCAGCGGGTGGTGGTCATAGGCGGCGGCTTCACAGCCATGGACGTCTCCCGCACCGCCGTGCGTCTGGGCGCCCAGTGGGTGGGCGTATTTTACCGTCGCACCCGCAGGGAGATGGAGGTGGACGAGGAGGAGCTGGAGGAGGCGCGGGAGGAGGGAGTGGAGCTCCACTTCCTGGCCTCCCCCGTGCGCTTCTTGGGCACAAACAAGGTGGAGGCGGTGGAGTTCATCCGCAACCGGTTGGGGGAGCCCGACGCCACCGGTCGCCCCCGCCCCGTGCCCATCCCGGGCAGCGAGTTCACCGTAGAGGCGGACACGGTGGTCCTGGCCATCGGCCAGAGGCCTGACATCTCCTGGCTAGGGGATGAGCTCCCCGTCCGCGACGGGTACCCCCAAGTGGACCCCGAGACCCTGATGGTGGAAGGTCAGCCCGGGCTCTTTGCCTGCGGCGACTTCGTCACTGGCTCCAGCACCATCGTGGCCGCCATGGCCCAGGGGAGGCGGGCGGCGGCCGCTGTTCACCGCTATTTGGGCGGGGAGCCGCGGCCCCTCTCGCCGCGCACGGCCCAGCTGGCAGGCATCCTCTACCCTAAGATCTACGAGGGCCCCAACTTCGCCAGGCCGCAGCCACGGGTCCCCAAGGCGGAGCCGGACGTCCGCCGCCAGCGCTTGAGCCTAGAGGTGGAGATGACCTATAGCGAGGAGGCAGTGCGGCTGGAGGCCTCCCGCTGCCTTTACTGCGGCCTGCCGGTGCAGATCCGCCCCGAGGACTGCATCATGTGCGATGCCTGCGTGGCCGTCTGCCCAGTCAACTGCATCCACCCAGCGGTGACAGCCGAGGTGGGCGGCCCTCGCTGGACCGATAGCGTGGTGGAGGCCACCACCTACCGCATCGACCAAGAGACGTGCATCCGCTGCGGCCGCTGCCTGAAGGTCTGCCCCACCAGGGCCATCTTCGTGGGGCCTTAGCCCCTTGAACGTGCGGCTTGCGCCATCTACCCTGGCCCCGGAGGTGAGCCGTGGACCTGCTCTTGCAGGGAAAGGTGGCCATCGTGGCCGGGGGCAGCCGGGGCATCGGGAGGGCGGTGGCCCTGGGGCTGGCCCAGGAGGGATGCCGGCTGGTGCTAGGGGCCCGCGACCCCGCCCACCTGGCTGCAGCCCAAGAGGCGGTGGCCGCCCTAGGCGCCCAGGCGGTGACCGTGCCCGGTGACCTCACCCGGCCCGCAGACTGTCGGCGCCTGGTGGACGCTGCCCTGGCGGCCTTCGGCCGGGTGGACATACTGGTAAACAGCGTCCACGCCTCCCTGCCGGGGGAGGATGAGGAGGTGTGGCGGCAGGGCCTGGAGACGTTGCTCCTCGTGCCCGTTCGGCTGACCAACTTAGTATCCCCCCACATGAAGGAACAGGGGGGAGGGGTCATCGTCCACCTGGCCTCCATATGGGGGCGGGAGGCCGGGGGATACCCGGCCTACAACGCGGCCAAGGCCGCCCTCATCTCCCATGCCAAGGCCATGGCCATCGCCTTGGCGCCCTACGGCATAAGGGTGCTAACGGTGGCCCCCGGCTCCATCGCTCACCCCGGGGGGACGTGGTGGCGGCGGCAGTTGGAGGACCCCAAGGGCATGGCCCGTTTCGTGCGGGACAACATACCTATGGGCCGCTTCGGCACGGCAGAAGAGGTGGCCAACGTGGTGGTCTTTCTCTGCTCGCCGCGGGCGACCTGGGTGACGGGGGCTTGCGTGGTGGTGGATGGAGGTCAGAGCCGCACCAATATCTAGATGTGGCTGAGGGCGCCCCCGTCCACCCAGATGACCTGCCCCGTGACGAAATCGGCAGCCTCAGAGGCCAGGTAGACGGCCGCGCCAGCCATCTCCTGCGGCTGGGCTAGGCGGCGGTAGGGCAGGTAGCGTTCTAGGGCCGCCTGGGCCTCTGGGTCGCTGGCCAGCCCCTCCCTCTCCGTCCATCCACAGCCCAGGGCGTTTATGGCGATGCCCCGGCGGGCCCACTCCAGGGCCAGGGCGCGGGTGAGGTTGAGCACCCCGGCCTTGGCGGCACAGTAGGCGGTGGCGTTGGCAAGGCCCCTCTCAGCCGATAGGGGCACCACGTTGATGATGCGCCCCTTGCCCTGGGCCAGCATGGGGCGGGAGGCGGCCCTTATGGCCAGATAGACGGCCTCTAGGTTCTCCTCCAGCACGCGACGGAACTGCTCAGGCCCCGTCTCCTCCAGGGGGAGGGCAAAGGGCAGGTCATGGGCGTTGACGAGGATGTCCAGCCGCCCCAGCTCCGCCACCACTTTATCCACCAGGGCCTCCACCTCCTGGGGGCTGGTGGCCCGGACGGCGGCGGCCAGGGAGCGACGTCCCGTCGCCCATACCTCGTTGGCGCAGGAGTGGGCGGCCACCTCCTGCGAGGGGCTGGTGGCGCAACAGGCCACATCGGCCCCCGCCTCTGCCAGGGCCACCGCCAGGGCCCGGCCGATGCCGTTCTCCACCCCTATCACCAGGGCCACCTTGCCATCTAGGCGCAGCTCCTGCATGGCTTACTCCTCCCTAAGGGGTATGCGGGGGGCAAGGCCAGTGGGCGCCTGGCCGCCAGCCAGCCCTCCTCCATCCAGGACGATGATGCCTCCGTTCATATGGTCGGACAGGGAAGAGGCCAGAAAGACACACGCCGGGCCTATCTCCTCATCGCGCCCCACCCGCCCCATAGGTATGAACTGGCCCCCCCGCAGATACTGGAGCACCTCTGGATTCTCGTGGGGGAAGAAGCCAGGGACGATGCAGTTGGCCTGGATGTTGTAGCGGGCGTAGGTCAGGGCCAGGGACCTGGTGAAGTTGATGATGGCAGCCTTGGCCGAGCAGTAGATGAAGTTGTTGCGCCCTCCCCGCAGCCCGTAGCCCGAGGAGACGTTGATGATCTTCCCTCCCCCCTGACGCACCATGTGGGGTATGGCAGCCCGGCAGCAATAGAACACGCTGGACAAGTTAGTATCGATGCCCAGCCGCCACTCCTCGTCCGTGATCTCCTCCACCGGCTTGTCGTACCCAGGGGTGGCGCCGCCGGCGTTGTTGACCAGGATGTCGATGCGCCCCAGCTCCTTCACGGTGGTCTCTATAAGGTTGGTGCATTGGTGTGGGTCGGTGACATCGGTGGGCAGGGCCAGGGAGCGAGGGCCCAGCTCCCGCACCAGACGTGCCGTCTCCTCGATCTGGTCTTGGGAGCGGGCGGCACAGACCACGTCCGCCCCCGCCCGAGCCAGGGCCACGGCCATTGCGCGGCCCAGGCCACGACCAGCGCCGGTGACCACCGCCACCCTGCCATCCAGCCTCAGCTTGTCAAGGATGCCCACTTGGAACCCCCCTTCTTCTGTTATTCCCAGCTCAGCCAATTATACAGCCCTATGAGGCCGTTCCTGGCTCGACGGCTGATAAGGACGGTAATCCCAGCCGCCACCCCACCACTGCCCCTAGGGCCACTGGGCTGCAGAGTGCCACCAACGTGTATCCGGTGAAGGTTAGGCATGTGCCCGTCTTCTTCCCGCTGTCCCATGGTTCTTGCCTCATTTGGGATCCCGGCGGGGGCGGTCGCCGAACTTGGCGTCCCGCCACTCCAGGGCTGCCCGCAGCCCCTGCTCCTTAGCGATACGGTAGAACTCCCGCACCACCGGCGCCTGCCGGGCGATGGCGTCCCGCTCCGCCGCCAGCCTCTGCATAGTACGGGCCCCCATCAGCTCCAGGGCCAGGTTGACGATGCGCTTGTTGGCCGCCAGCAGGTCCACCTCGATCTGGGCCATGCGGTCGGCCAGGGCCTCCACCTCCGCCTCCAGCCGCTCGGCCGGCACCGCCTTCAGCACCAGGCCGATGCGCTCCGCCTCCCGCCCGTCGATGGTGTCGCCCGTCAGAAGCAGCCGTTTGGCCCACTGGGGCCCCACTAGGTAGGTCCACATATGGTTCACCGGCGAGCCCATGGCCCGCACCGGCGGGAAGCCGAAGACGGCGTCCTCGGCGCAGATGACGATGTCGCACAGCAGGACTAGGTCAGTGGCCCCGGCTAGGCAGTAGCCATGTACCTGCCCAATGACCGGCTTGTGCATGTCCCAAATAGCCATGCGCAGCTCCAGCCCCCGCTCCAGGTTCCACATGTCCCGCTCCAGGGTGGTGTGGGT
The genomic region above belongs to Dehalococcoidia bacterium and contains:
- a CDS encoding cupredoxin domain-containing protein; translation: MWRQAKFLLVAVALLTGALAIACQQGEEKAPPPAARTPAPVGGQVTIRAIPTLKFDTKELRVPANTQVTILFVNDDTAVPHDFTIWTKKDGKKIAGTEIITGPARQSITVNLAPGQYYFNCTVHPTEMEGKVIAQ
- a CDS encoding cupredoxin domain-containing protein produces the protein MNTSKQINIMIGLMFLLIITLGIYFVWDQNVRAQDASRRQVEENAIRGGKVFALNCRVCHGDTGRGYMENPNLPGPPLNLEAYRVTDPTKLKPLQQRLYDTLRCGRVGTLMPPWSQEQGGTLTDTQIWQLVTLITGSWLDEVSHDPSAVSKMGWEAMQELAHELDTIRTPQRDVLRLAADVGPFDAVLPLNDAHVGLSVGQLLRIEDEVVEVKSFPAFSSLARSVSATDRVLPLESSADFRAGIIVQAEGELMRVVAVDPAAKTITVERGVQGTTPAPHKRGVRVQDPSNEIVVERGVFGTEAASHAAGTQVLNGPIPPPTGPLTGEGGTPPCGQRPPAPAAAAGPAPTLSPGQPAIPPTAQPIQAQVTEPTDGVIQVPMRDNIFVVNNLKVKAGQEVTIRIINEGQNPHNLRVAGPDGQWGSGDDFAVPADGSFIQGGQQAEAVFTPYQPGVYSFRCDVHPTNMWGIITVEQ
- a CDS encoding Rieske (2Fe-2S) protein, with protein sequence MAGMAEEQQDVGLNLAPEARGTMAERRGLGPRPTEVSTPVATPARAGKPLISRRVFVLGGFWTALGLALLGIFGPQLDFLYPRRVRGFGGPVPVPKSAIPEPGGEPVRIFEGRFWLVHLQPGVTPNGEETQGGVLALWWKCPHLGCTVPWRPDFVFMGRKGWFRCPCHGSTYTKEGGVLVFGPAPRSMDTFPIEVKEDGSIVVLTGPNNARMGGKDNPARAVRLPGFQYG
- the extP gene encoding selenite/tellurite reduction operon b-type cytochrome ExtP; translation: MAVYEEPGRPRNWQERLTIWRDRLYDRLFRNYIWRSIFRSGFPNTPRNQMLVVATNIFLHLHPTRIHRTHVKVTHTYCLGGLTFFMFIILTVTGVLLMFYYVPDVHRAWRDIAALETNVRFGLLMRNLHRWSAHGMVILVFLHMMRVFYTGAYKPPREFNWVVGVALLFLTLLMSFTGYLLPWDQLAIWAITVGHGIGGSTPYFGDEVQQVLFGGFEIGQNALIRFYTLHVLGLPLLSAILMAVHFWRIRRDGGLARPL
- a CDS encoding FAD-dependent oxidoreductase, whose protein sequence is MDVEGGPGLWELEEWRKRWPAPCQEACPIHTDARGYVILTALGRFQEARQVAQDHNPLFHVCAWVCDAPCEDACTRGEIDRPIAIRRIKRFLAHNGQVVELQAAPPTGKRVAIVGAGPAGLAAAYELALLGHAVEVYDAAPFPGGMVFLGIPRFRLGMEVLERDLAPLRALGVEFHTGVRVGKDMSLQELRRRFDAVVIAAGCMSPVTLDVPGAHLEGIYLPLPWLEEANMGRRPPCGQRVVVIGGGFTAMDVSRTAVRLGAQWVGVFYRRTRREMEVDEEELEEAREEGVELHFLASPVRFLGTNKVEAVEFIRNRLGEPDATGRPRPVPIPGSEFTVEADTVVLAIGQRPDISWLGDELPVRDGYPQVDPETLMVEGQPGLFACGDFVTGSSTIVAAMAQGRRAAAAVHRYLGGEPRPLSPRTAQLAGILYPKIYEGPNFARPQPRVPKAEPDVRRQRLSLEVEMTYSEEAVRLEASRCLYCGLPVQIRPEDCIMCDACVAVCPVNCIHPAVTAEVGGPRWTDSVVEATTYRIDQETCIRCGRCLKVCPTRAIFVGP
- a CDS encoding SDR family oxidoreductase, coding for MDLLLQGKVAIVAGGSRGIGRAVALGLAQEGCRLVLGARDPAHLAAAQEAVAALGAQAVTVPGDLTRPADCRRLVDAALAAFGRVDILVNSVHASLPGEDEEVWRQGLETLLLVPVRLTNLVSPHMKEQGGGVIVHLASIWGREAGGYPAYNAAKAALISHAKAMAIALAPYGIRVLTVAPGSIAHPGGTWWRRQLEDPKGMARFVRDNIPMGRFGTAEEVANVVVFLCSPRATWVTGACVVVDGGQSRTNI
- a CDS encoding SDR family oxidoreductase, with product MQELRLDGKVALVIGVENGIGRALAVALAEAGADVACCATSPSQEVAAHSCANEVWATGRRSLAAAVRATSPQEVEALVDKVVAELGRLDILVNAHDLPFALPLEETGPEQFRRVLEENLEAVYLAIRAASRPMLAQGKGRIINVVPLSAERGLANATAYCAAKAGVLNLTRALALEWARRGIAINALGCGWTEREGLASDPEAQAALERYLPYRRLAQPQEMAGAAVYLASEAADFVTGQVIWVDGGALSHI
- a CDS encoding SDR family oxidoreductase, whose amino-acid sequence is MGILDKLRLDGRVAVVTGAGRGLGRAMAVALARAGADVVCAARSQDQIEETARLVRELGPRSLALPTDVTDPHQCTNLIETTVKELGRIDILVNNAGGATPGYDKPVEEITDEEWRLGIDTNLSSVFYCCRAAIPHMVRQGGGKIINVSSGYGLRGGRNNFIYCSAKAAIINFTRSLALTYARYNIQANCIVPGFFPHENPEVLQYLRGGQFIPMGRVGRDEEIGPACVFLASSLSDHMNGGIIVLDGGGLAGGQAPTGLAPRIPLREE
- a CDS encoding crotonase/enoyl-CoA hydratase family protein, which codes for MAYETIIYEQEGRKARIILNRPEKLNAISWQMQQELSRALWEADRNPQVHVVILKGAGRAFSSGYDITPPPGDRTHAPTHTTLERDMWNLERGLELRMAIWDMHKPVIGQVHGYCLAGATDLVLLCDIVICAEDAVFGFPPVRAMGSPVNHMWTYLVGPQWAKRLLLTGDTIDGREAERIGLVLKAVPAERLEAEVEALADRMAQIEVDLLAANKRIVNLALELMGARTMQRLAAERDAIARQAPVVREFYRIAKEQGLRAALEWRDAKFGDRPRRDPK